The sequence CACATTACACAGGATTTCCTGCATAAAGATAAATGCTTATagaaaagtctctctctctctctctttctctctgtctgtctctctctctctctttctctcactgtttctctctcactctctgtttctctctcactctctctctctgtctctctctgtctgtctctctctctctcactctctctttctctgtctctctttctctcactctctttctctgtttctctctcactctctctctctctctctcactgtttctctctcactctctctgtttctctctcactctctctgtttctctctcactctctctgtttctctctcactctctctgtttctctttctctgtctctctctctctcactctctctgtttctctctcactctctctgtttctctctcactctctctgtttctctctcactctctctgtttctctctcactctctctgtttctctctcactctctctgtttctctttctctgtctctctctctctcagtttctctctcactctttctctgtctctctctctcactctctctttctctcactctctctctctctgtttctctctcactcactctttctctctctctttctcgcactcccccacacactccccccccccaacactcccccacacacactcccccacacacactcacttcagcAGTGCCGTCAGCGACTTTTCCGTGTTGTAGCTTTTCTCTGCGTATCTCAGGACTCTGTTTCCAGCTATGAAGATTAAGTTGGTCTTGTTCTTCTTCCCTTTCTCTGTCCCGAGAATCTTAATCACCTTGTAAAGTAAAACAAAGACACGTTTGAAGGTCAACGTTAAGAACAGTTATTTCCAGCCATCATTTTCTCCCTCAGCAGAATTTATATCTATTAAATGATTCAGATCAAATCAGCACTTCTATTGGGTTGGGTTCAATAAATCCTGAATATAACGTGTAAAAGCGACTTGCTCTAAGATACACAGGAAAATCGCTTGGATTGTTTGCTGCAACAACGAGGAAACGTCATAGCCGCTTTATAGCCACTGAATTCTCCCTGAGTACTAACCTGTAGGTGACTGAGATTGGATACATGGGTCCCACAGCACATATTGGCATCTACTCCTTCAATATCGATGATCCTGATTGGTCCAGCATGATCGTCAGGAAGCCCTCGGCTCCTTACCTGTGTACACAAACAGCTCTCCACAGATCAGCTCTAacgataacacacacacacacacacacacacacacacacacacacacacacacacacacacacacacacacacacacttacagtatatcctTAGGCTATGTTCACACCTACGGGGATTTTATCAGAGCAAGTTCCAAGCCGTTGAACTACGAAGTCGCTGGTAGGCGTTCCTAcgactggttgccatagtaactgCATTTCTCAGTGGGTACTATCTAGGATTCCATGTGAATTTTATCACTGCTAAAATAGAATGTTCTAGAGGGAGATTTGATGTTCATCCATGCTTCGATCCCGTCGGGCGTCGCCGCACCGAGTCGCTCGTATTTACGTGAAGTTAAGCTTAGTACGATCGGTCGTCTCACCGGAAGTCGCCAGCGCTGCGAGTCTCCGTACGCATGTACATCGAATCAGCTGTATTACACGATGCATTTACCTTTTCCACATCAGGGTCATCTAAGGACAGGAGGCGCACGATGACCGGGACATGAGCACGGATCCTGTCGTTGACCGCATCCTCCAGCGCTTCCATCTCTCCCGGTTTCACGGAGCACGTATCCAGCTCAATACTGCTGCGCTGACGGCCCAAATCCCTGCAGCACAATTCAAGCTTTAACACACgaacacacccccacacacacatacacacacgcgcatctCATAGCGTTTCCGGtgcattaaaaaatactttGCTACAAACAATGGGTTTGGAATACTTGTGAAAATGCTTTGTTAAAAGTCTGAAGATGAGAATAAAGGTTCGTACCATGAGCTAGTTTTGTATCCAAACATTGTGTCTGCTAAGGCAGTGATCAAATGTTGGCCTGCgggaaaaaaagattaaaaaaacaactcgGTCGTGACTAAAAAAAGTATATTGTGATTGTTCAAACATTTATATCAGCAGTTCTGACAGCATGTTAATGAAAATGTTAAGGTTTCTCTGAGAAGACATTTATATAGTATTTTTGTAAGGAGCCTCAAGTGTTAGAGCTTTAAAAGTCTAAGGTGAGGCAAAAACTTTAGATCTTCCATCATGGTGAAAGTCTTTCAGGGCTTGGGACCGTTTGTGGTTTCTGTCGCTTGATAAACGATTTATTTTGGTctagttaaaggtgcggtgcacgacgtttgagaaacgcttcagaaagttgagtcgggccgacaaacaaagcaaacgtgtagccaatgagcagaaaggggcggggcttgtcgatatgtggcggagagagtgttcagtgcgcgtgtgtgacattagcagaaagcggttttaacattgacattgaggataaatacaaagaaagaaagcgaagaaaggcttacgataaggacaagaagtaggtcGTGTTAATATAGAGCTAAAGctttcacgctacaacacagaatacttgcctgggttatgtatgtactgtatgggacccatttgggttaggggcgtgtttgttttggtgatttcaaatgtcaacattggctttcagagatTGTGCATCCCACCTTTAATTGCACAGCTTATGAAGGGAAAAAACGATTATAGTTGCTATAAGGTGAGTGACAGGGATAacttttgtgtgcatgtgtgtgtgtgtgtgtgggttatgGGGTTGCATGCTCACCTGTATGCTGTTGCATGTGATCGAACCTACGCTCCCAGTCCAACTTGAGCCGAACCGCACTGCCGTCCTCTAACGCTGAGCCGACAAAGTGCACTGCGTCTGCTCCTTGCCTCAGCACTCGCAACACCTCCAGATCCTCAATGGTTCCATGGTCATCAGGCTGTGGCCCAAATCcccacacattcatacacaacgTTACATTactatacaatttttttttttacatttttacaatacAACTAGTCCCTAAATAATCTCCTCACTTTTCAACATTTACTCAGATATTTATGTGACAGGTCTGACTTCAGAGAAAATACatcatcaccttctgaccaatcagatttgagaattcgaTCCGTTTATAAACGCTCACATCGGCCGATTCGCTAACGTTATATTGTTAAAATTATCATTTGATATTAAACAGTGCTTATCAGGTCCCAGTATGCGAATGCAGGTGTAATATGTAGACATAATGTAAACGTAGACTAATATTCACCTGTCCGCCTCCCTCAGGGAACAGAATGGTGTCTTTTAATATCACATTAAAGCCcttcactttttctttcttgccGTTGTTGTCCAGCTTCAGTTCGGCGGGTGAACAGGACACCACTGAGGTGACAAGCTGCAAAAGGGAAAgattaaagacaaacaaaaaaaattgaaagacACTATTAATGCAgctaaacccacacacacactcgtactcacacacagtctctctcacaaacacacactctctctctctctctctctctctctcacacacagtctctctcacaaacacactctctctcttacacagtctctcacaaacacacacactctgtctgtctctcacacactgtctctctctctctccctcacacacagtctctctcacacacacacactgtctctctctctcacacacacactgtctctctctctctctctctctctcacacacacactctctctctctcacaaacacacacactctctctctcacaaacacacatactctctctcacacacacagtctctcacaaacacacacacacactgtctctctcacaaacacacacacacactgtctctctccttctctctctctcacacacacacacacactctctttcacacacaaacactgtctctctcacaaactcacacacactctctctctcacacacactctctcacaaacacacacacactctctctctctcacaaacactctctctctctctctctcacaaacactctctctctcactctctctctcacacacacacacacacactctctttctctcatacgcacgcgcacacactctgtctctcacacacacagagacagacagacagacagacagacagacagacagacagacacacacacacacacacacacacacacacacacacacacctgacatgTTCACATAGTAAGCACAGTAACATTAGCCACCTAGCTAAGTGTGTGAGGAGGAattaaattatatacagtaggtgaaGCTCAATATTAAAAGGTAccacttatatacagtatacgaCGTTTACATACTTCTCGCATATAACTGTCCCTCTGACACTGAAACGCCATGTTCTACAGTGAAAAACAAGCTCAGCGTTACTGAATGACCCAAAGGGGAAGCGTCAATATGGCGCAGagagaaatgtttcaaaataaaagccccagttatcagaatcagaattagcTTTagtggccaagtgtgttgatgcaCACAAGGGATAAGGTTTGTGACTCAGACTTTCATAATACTATAGTATTCAAGACAAGataaaacagacataaaacagaacgaccagacataggaacagtttcttccctcaagctatccacctgatgaacgattaacaccatggaacacacaacacataatatctGTACTACGTATacctcaatttgcacatttcacaattgcacatgtgtacatacaaattgtatatattgtatacttatttgcatatgtatatttcatatgtttattttaactgcacatttcacacctgtatatgtgtacatacaatttaatctatactacatatgtcattctgttacactgtggagattatgtcactaaaacaaatccctcgcatgtgaaaagacgcctggcaataaagctgattctgattctgaaataacactacactatacaagacaagactaTTACAGACATTAATTATACTATAGGCTACTATATATTTAGCTTGGACtgtacaaaacaatacagattatacaagacaagacaatacatactatacaagacaaggcaatacaaactatacaagacaaaacagacaatacagactatacaagacaaggcaatacaaactatacaagacaaaacagacaatacagactatacaagacaagacagactatacaagacaagacaatacagactatacaagacaaaacagacaatacagactatacaagacaagacaatacagactatacaagacaagacaatacagactatacaagacaaaacataataccgactatacaagacaaaacagacaataccgactatacaagacaaaacagataataccaactatacaagacaagacaatacagtctatacaagacaaaacagacgataccgactatacaagacaagacaatacaatacagtctatacaagacaaaacagacaataccgactatacaagacaaaacagataataccaactatacaagacaagacaatgcagtctatacaagacaaaacagactataccaactatacaagacaagacaatacagtctatacaagacaaaacagacaataccgactatacaagacaaaacagataataccgactatacaagacaagacaatacagtctatacaagacaaaacagataataccaactatacaagacaagacaatgcagtctatacaagacaaaacagactataccaactatacaagacaagacaatacagtctatacaagacaaaacagacaataccgactatacaagacaaaacagataataccgactatacaagacaatacagactctacaagacaaaacagataataccgactatacaagacaaaacataataccgactatacaagacaaaacagacaataccgactatacaagacaagacaatacatactatacaagacaaggcAATAcgaactatacaagacaaaacagacaatacagactatacaagacaaaacagacaatacagattatacaagacaaaacagacaatacagactatacaagacaagacagactatacaagacaagacaatacagactatacaagacaaaacagacaatacagactatacaagacaaaacagacgatacagactatacaagacaagacaatacagactatacaagacaaaacataataccgactatacaagacaaaacagacgataccgactatacaagacaagacaatacagactatacaagacaaaacataataccgactatacaagacaaaacagacaataccgactatacaagacaaaacagataataccgactatacaagacaagacaatacagtctatacaagacaaaacagacgataccgactatacaagacaagacaatacagtctatacaagacaaaacagacaataccgactatacaagacaaaacagataatactgactatacaagacaagacaatacagactctACAAGACAAAACATAATACCGACTATACAAGACACAACAGACAATACCGACTATACAAGAGAAAACAGATAATACCGACTATACAAGACACAACAGACAATACCGACTATTGTGGGGCTACTCTTATTATGTAAgtacacaatattattattattattattattattattattattattattatatatttttaattgcaGAACAAGAACCTTTACAAAGAAATATACATACCTATGATTTACAAATGTACCTACTGTTACAATATTAATAGAAAGAGCATCATTGTGCTTTTTGATTTCTTGCATCTTTTAGTCTCGATAAATCGGATCAGTTCGGTTTTATATTCCAGATTGTATTTGTTTGTCTATATGGTGCTTCActtacatacataaaaaaaattaccaaaTTTTactacaaacatttatttatatacaataaaaaagtattatatttaaaaaagagatCATTAAGAAGGTTATCTCTTAATAAAGTATATTAATTGACAAAATATGGGAAAAATGTACACCAGTGACTGTACACATGGGTGGACAGTGGAAACATTTAAATTAAGACCGATTATTTCAATTTTCCAACAATTTAATAGGCTTGTGCTACGTTCTGGCTTAACCCTCTGCTTTTGCATAGATTCTACAAATCTATTAGTTTGTTTTTACAACTAAACAATAAAAACTCAAAGAAAAGTgaattcttttttcctttccaaGTGACTATACATTGGTGGATGACCAGTAAATGAACCCCAAATATCTGTgatgccctctagtggctgcCCCATACCAATGAATGAAGTCAAACTTACAAACTAGTCTTTTCTAATAATTAAACGAGTTCTACAATTGCatgcttttttctctccttttcttatACCCACCCTTGTTTATAAAGCTCCACCTCCAGGATCTATAAGAGTCTATAAGATGATTGACAGCCAGCTCATACAAATATAAGCCAGCATTCTGGACCAGAATTCACTTCTCCACAAAGGCCATGATACACTTTTTAAACCCATTGTTCTGgagtgggggggcacggtggcttagtggttagcatgttcgcctcacacttccagggttgggggttcgattcccgcctccgccttgtgtgtgtgtgtgtggagtttgcatgttctccccgtgcctcgggggtttcctccgggtactccggtttcctcccccggtccaaagacatgcatggtaggttgattggcatctctggaaaattgtccgtagtgtgtgagtgtgtgagtgaatgagtgtgtgtgtgccctgtgatgggttggcactccatccagggtgtatcccgccttgatgcccaatgacgtctgagataggcacaggcttcccgtgactaaaggtagttcggataagtggtagaaaataagtgagagagtgagtgagtgttctgGAGAATGCTGATAAACATAGCATTGACTATTGAGtcagctttatatttaaaatgaaccTGGACACTCAACGCTTTatgaatgtgtattttttcaTAAACGTTAACCTTATTTTATAAACCTCTAAAAGGGGCAATTATTTCAGTTTTGCTCTGTGGGATCTTCAGTGTCCCTAAAATTCCAGGTGAGAATTAAAAATGTCTCCCACAGAATACCAACAGTATCCTGACTCATTATCTTCTAGACCAGTTACAGCTTGTGTTACAGACATAAACATTATTACAGACTAAAAACTCCATGTTTAATCTCAAGACATTTGTCAGGTTCTGTTCAGGTTCAGAGCTACCAGGTGTGTGTTAAATACAAAATAGTTGCAGGACTTAGAACGTGTCAACCAATCAGAGTCAAGCATTCAACACGCCAAGCTAATGACAAGTACGTAACGTCCTTGGTAGTGTAGCATGGCtatgactctctctcacacacacacatacatacacacacgcacaaacacaaccaacacacacacactgtctctctctctctcacacacacacactctctctctctcacacacacagtctctcacaaacacacacacacactgtctctctcacaaacacacacactctctctctctcacacacacaaatacactaacatacatacacacacagacacaaccaacacacacacaaatacactaacatacatacacacacagacacaaccaacacacacacaaatacactaacatacatacacacacagacacaaccaacacacacacaaatacactaacatacatacacacacagacacaaccaacacacacacaaatacactaacatacatacacacacagacacaaccaacacacacacaaatacactaacatacatacacacacagacacaaccaacAAATACactaacatacatacacagactctcacacatacactaacacacacgacacacacagacagactctcgCGCGTACGTAACGgtaaagaagaggaggaggaggaggagcgcACAGCACGATCGAGTCTACAGCGGATTTAAACAGACGGAGCCGTTGGTTAAATAAGCCACGCCCCCTGGATACCGCTTCAGGAATCTTGGGCCGCGTCCAGAAGCACATTGCAGTGCACTAAagagtgtgttctgtgttctaaCGTCTTCCGTTAGCTCTCGGTCCTACACCGGAAACGCAGGATGGAGCCTGACGATCATCATGTTTAAAGTTAAAGGCTTACtgtagctacacacacacacacacacacacgctacagctacacacacacacacacacgctacagctacacacacatacacactacagctACACAACGGACTCATCACTACTGGTAggttattatgggatgtttgtgtttgtcaccTCACATCAGCTGTTGATCATCTGCTATAACTTTATAAAGATCCTGGtgcttagacacacacacacacacacacacacacacacacacacacacacacacacacacacacacacacagctgagaaagcatgtacacacagagagagagagagacaacacacacacacacagctgagaaagcatgtacacacacagagagacacacacacacacctgaacaagcatgtacacacagacacacaggaacaAGCAtgtacacagatacagacacgctcacacacacacacacacacacacacacacacacacacacacacacacacacacactctctctctctctctctctctctctctctcacacacacacacacacacacgtctttacactttatttacacaccaAATAACGGTCAGATGTCATGTTATCTCTGGCCTTTTCcccttttatctgtttttaagCTCTAAACCTATTGAGATTGTTTTGGACGTTATTAGTTTGTTGTTAGTATACAACCATGTGCCAGCTAACTATTTTTTGTTTGATGTCTTATTAATTAAACTAAAACAGGTTACCTGGTGAGAAGTTAATGGAAACTAGATGTCTTTAGGACATGGTGCTGTTTCAGACTAAACCCCGAATGACTAGTTACTCCTTATTACATAGAGACTAGTGTTGTGCACTAATAGAAAGGCATTTGGGATTAAGCCTTAGGaggtctgacacacacacacacacacacacacacacacacacacacacacacacatgaatgatTTTATGGTGTATGATGTTCTGGAGTCTGATTTCTGTTGTGGTTTTTGGATTAATTAGAGACATTTCACAGTTTTTATCCAGTGGAAGAAAATGGCAAGATCCTacacctcatcctcatcctcatcctacacctcatcctcatccttattttactcctcatcctcatcctacacctcatcctcatccttattttacacctcatcctcatccttattttacacctcatcctcatcctacacctcatcctcatccttattttacacctcatcctcatcctacacctcatcctcatccttattttacacctcatcctcatcctcattttacacctcatcctcatcctacACCTCATCCTACACCTCATCCACATCCTTATTTTACTACTCATCCTCATCCTacacctcatcctcatccttattttacacctcatcctcatcctcattttacacctcatcctcatcctacACCTCATCCTacacctcatcctcatccttatTTTAGAACTCATCCTCATTCTCATCCTACACCTCATCCTACACCcaggcagtcgtggcctaatggttagaaagtcTGACTCGTAACAAGGTaacgagtctcgggccagccacgacggaggtgcccttgagcaaggcaccgacccatccccccacccccaactgctccccgggtgtcgcagcataaatggctgcccactgctcctggtgtgtgttcacggtgtgtgtgttcactgctgtgtgtgtgcactttggacgggttaaatgcagagaacgaattctgagaatgggtcaccgtacttagccgtacgtcacgtcacctCCTCCTCATCCTACACCTCACACCAAACCTTCACATGCTTTCCGTATTTTGTAAGATTTGAGCGTCATCATGATGCACACCGACTTGTCATGTCCTACAAACTCATGGCTGATCATTACAAGGTCATATAACCATAACATGTTTACATGTAGGAACTCACTAACGTCTCTGGAAGCGTCTCATTTCTGACATAAAAACTGAGACCAGCTGAAATCTGCCTGAAGTTTAGTTCTGGATTTAAGATGATTTTAAAGAGAGCTCTTATCTTATTTCTCCTGGCCATTTTCCTAGCAGGTTAAATGAAGCGCAATCTTTCCAGACACCTTTTTGTTCAGCGAGTGAAACATAACAGTTGGGACCAAAATCCCAGAGATACTCAGACGATAATTACGTTACTCCTCCACATCCCCTGGGAAAGCAACATGTTTTCATGATgattgttcttttctttccgTGTCGTTCATATCCCATAGTCGCATTAGCTGTGCgtattacccacaatgcaccgtGACGGGTTATCGGTTTTCCCTCAGACGTGGCAGAACGCTGTGTACACCGTCAATAGGTTTCCTGTGACCCGTTTGTCAGTCTTTTGTGAACACTTTTAGTTACACTGTAGGTGTAGGAGGTCATATGGGCttcgtgtgtgttcgtgtgattaaaggcagggtctcaggtttttgagaaatgcttcagaaaactgagtcgggccaaaaaataaacaaaaaaacaaaacaaacatgtagccaatgagcagaaaggggcgggtcttgtcgatacgggcggagagagcgttcggtgcgcgtgtgtgacattagcagaaagcggttttaacatcgacatggaggataaaaacaaagaaagaaagagaagaaagacttacgataaggacaagaagtaggacgtgttaatataggatcagctttttttggagagaactgaaggagcaggaagttggccacatattcacaggttggagtttcccgagtcaataactcctgagctaaacgctgttactacacaaataacacctcttttctatcgtagtaatgtagagaggcagctacaaccgcgttttgtgtagtaacagcgtttagctcaggagttatcgactcgggaaactccgacctgtgaatatgtggccgactttacttaagacgccgaggcgcttttttccttctcgataggtgagtaacgttggttttgctttgttacacagaactaatatatgcctttgtcctttacatcattatgcttgtgtggcatttttgcttgtttgtttatctacaatcgtattgttcttcccttcagctatgataaagacacgtttctttctgttagtcgcctgggttacgtatgtatgtgtgggcggagctatcgatacaggggtggggcccgtttgggttaggggcgtgtttgttttggtgattttatatgtcaacattggctttcaaaaatcggagacctcacctttaacagAAGACAAGTCAAGCATAGCCTTGTTTGGAGAGATCACGCTATTGGTTTACtgcttgatttttattttatacattaaaagGTAACGCATTGGAACTGCGTTTAGATCCGAACATTCCTACAAGTAATAAAATGAGCTAGAAGGCACATCTGTACTGCATTGAAACGCATCCACGTGGGCGTCTATAAGACACGAGGATAATGTGTAACCGTTTTAACTAATGTagaatttttctttcatattctGGTTAATATCTAAACTCAGGCTTGTCTTCATGTCTTCGGCTCAAGGTTACAGATCCGGTGTTGGAGTTCAGGTCCGAAggatttttattctgatttatttttattaggaaGTCCTTATTACTTTCTTACGTGTCTAAACttaacagatgtttttttttttaaacgttttttttgttaatcacCTTTAAACACCGCAGTCACCACTTAAAAGATAGAagagaagcctttatt is a genomic window of Tachysurus fulvidraco isolate hzauxx_2018 chromosome 8, HZAU_PFXX_2.0, whole genome shotgun sequence containing:
- the aarsd1 gene encoding alanyl-tRNA editing protein Aarsd1 isoform X2, which produces MAFQCQRDSYMRELVTSVVSCSPAELKLDNNGKKEKVKGFNVILKDTILFPEGGGQPDDHGTIEDLEVLRVLRQGADAVHFVGSALEDGSAVRLKLDWERRFDHMQQHTGQHLITALADTMFGYKTSSWDLGRQRSSIELDTCSVKPGEMEALEDAVNDRIRAHVPVIVRLLSLDDPDVEKVRSRGLPDDHAGPIRIIDIEGVDANMCCGTHVSNLSHLQVIKILGTEKGKKNKTNLIFIAGNRVLRYAEKSYNTEKSLTALLKTGPDEHVDAVDKLQKTVKRLQKSNLTVIRDMAVLIAHNFKSQPERGNFFSLHNKDGDNEFMNIIANEIGFQTLCAGDGYFSDSRGRERRRAVSARRS
- the aarsd1 gene encoding alanyl-tRNA editing protein Aarsd1 isoform X1, translating into MAFQCQRDSYMRELVTSVVSCSPAELKLDNNGKKEKVKGFNVILKDTILFPEGGGQPDDHGTIEDLEVLRVLRQGADAVHFVGSALEDGSAVRLKLDWERRFDHMQQHTGQHLITALADTMFGYKTSSWDLGRQRSSIELDTCSVKPGEMEALEDAVNDRIRAHVPVIVRLLSLDDPDVEKVRSRGLPDDHAGPIRIIDIEGVDANMCCGTHVSNLSHLQVIKILGTEKGKKNKTNLIFIAGNRVLRYAEKSYNTEKSLTALLKTGPDEHVDAVDKLQKTVKRLQKSNLTVIRDMAVLIAHNFKSQPERGNFFSLHNKDGDNEFMNIIANEIGFQETVIFLTVGEEKGAGLFLLAGPENIITEVGQRVAELLQGKGAGKNGRFQGKANSLAKRAEVEALLREHSRRRSAGDE